The Primulina eburnea isolate SZY01 chromosome 6, ASM2296580v1, whole genome shotgun sequence genome contains a region encoding:
- the LOC140833727 gene encoding small ribosomal subunit protein uS13z/uS13y/uS13x-like: MSLVSSEEFQHILRVQNTNVDGKQKIMFALTSIKGIGRRFANIVCKKADVDMNKRAGELSAAEIDNLMVIVANPRQFKIPDWFLNRKKDYKDGKFSQVTSNALDMKLRDDLERLKKIRNHRGLRHYWGLRVRGQHTKTTGRRGKTVGVSKKR; the protein is encoded by the exons ATG TCGCTCGTGTCAAGTGAGGAGTTCCAGCACATTCTGCGTGTGCAGAACACTAACGTTGATGGGAAGCAGAAGATCATGTTCGCTTTGACATCCATCAAGGGTATCGGTCGCCGCTTCGCTAATATTGTCTGCAAGAAAGCAGATGTCGATATGAACAAGAG GGCTGGTGAACTTTCTGCTGCTGAGATCGACAACTTGATGGTAATTGTTGCAAACCCTCGCCAATTCAAAATTCCAGACTGGTTTTTGAACAGGAAGAAAGATTACAAGGATGGAAAGTTTTCTCAAGTCACTTCAAATGCTCTTGACATGAAACTCAGGGATGATCTCGAGCGATTGAAAAAGATCAG GAACCACCGTGGGCTTCGTCACTACTGGGGCCTTCGAGTGCGTGGACAGCACACCAAGACTACAGGGCGTAGGGGAAAGACCGTTGGTGTCTCAAAGAAGCGATAA